GTCTGGGGCGCTGATCATCACGGCTATGTGCCGCGCATGCAGGCAGTGCTGCGTGCGCTCGGCATGCCGGACTTCCTGGACGTCGAGATCGTTCAGATGGTGCGCATCGTCCGCGGGGGCCAGGAGGTCAAGCTGAGCAAGCGCGCGGGCGATATCGTGACGCTACGCGATCTGATCCGCGAGACCGGCCCTGACGTGGCGCGTTACTTCTTCCTGATGCGTCGCAGTGATGCGCAGATGCTGTTCGATCTGGACCTCGCTCTGGATCACTCGGAGAAGAACCCCGTATACAAGGTGCAGTACGCGCACGCTCGCATGTGCAGCATTTTCCGCAAGGCGGGCGTAGAGATGTCGGCGATCGGCGGCGGTGCGGCGGACCTGTCGCGGCTGGTGGACCCGGCGGAGCAGGACCTGATCAAGCATCTGGTACAGTTTCCGGAGGTGGTGGCGCGCGCCGCGGACGCGCACTCGCCGCACATGGTGTGCGACTACCTGGAGGCCACCGCCGGAATGGTGAATTCGTGGTATCACGCGGGCAACCCGAGCCGTAATCCGGAGCTGGCCGTGCTGGTAGCCGATCCCGCACTGCGTGACGCGCGGCTCAGTCTGACACGCGCGGTGCAGATCGTCCTTCGAAATGGTCTCGAGCTGCTCGGGCTGAGAGCGCCCGAGCAGATGCAGCGGGAGGAAGCCCAATGAGTCTTCTGGTCGTCGGCAGTGTAGCGCTCGACAGTGTCGAGACCCCCTTTGGCAGCGTCACCGACGCGCTCGGCGGATCCGCCACATTCTTCAGCGCAGCGGCATCGCTGTACTGCGGTGTGCAGCTGGTCGGTGTGGTCGGCAGCGACTTTCCGATCGGTGATCTGGATTTCCTCGAGCGACGCGGGGTGGACCTCACTGGCCTCGCGCAGGAGGAGGGCGAAAGCTTCCGGTGGTCGGGCGTCTACAGCTTCGACCTGAACAGCCGGGAGACGCTGGAGACGCGCCTGGGCGTATTCGCAGATTTCCAGCCGAAGATCCCCGATGAGTTCCGCGACGCGGAGTGGATCTTCCTGGGCAACATCGATCCCGTGCTGCAGCTCGATGTGCTCGAGCAGGTCCGTGCCCCGCGCTTCGTCGCGTGCGACACAATGAACTTCTGGATCGAGGGCAAGCGTGCCGAGCTGCTGCGTCTGCTCGAGCGCGTCGACCTGGTGATGGTCAACGACAGCGAGGCACGCGAGCTGTCAGGGGATTACAACCTGCTCCGTGCCGCACGCTGGATTCAGGCGCGGGGCCCGCAGATGGTCATCGTGAAGAAGGGCGAGCACGGAGCGATGCTGTTCACAAAGGACTTCGTCTTTTTCGCGCCGGGCTACCCGCTGGAGGAGGTATTCGATCCGACGGGAGCCGGTGACGCATTCGCGGGCGGGTTCGTCGGCTACCTGGCGCGCGCCGGATCGAGCGACCCGATCCACCTGCGGCGCGCGATGATCTACGGCTCGGCCATGGGATCGTTTGCCGTGGAGAAGTTTGGTGTCGACCGGCTCGTGGACCTGTCTGCACGCGAAGTGCACGACCGCGTGTGCAAGTTCCAGGAGCTGACCGCGTTCGAGCAGCCCGTCCTCGAGGAAGTGCATGCCTGACGACGGCAGCAGCCTGAGCTACGGCGCCGCGGGCGTGGACCGGGAAGTCGCGGCGCGCGCGAAGAGCCGCATCGCCCAGCTCGTCGAGTCCACCCGCACGGAGCATGTAGTGTCGAGCGCCGGCGGTTTCGGCGGGCTGTTCCGGGTGCCGGACGGATATCGGAAGCCGGTAATGGTCTCCAGCGCGGACGGCGTGGGCACGAAGCTGAAGGTGGCGATGCTGGCCGGACGGCACGCCACCGTCGGCATCGACCTCGTGAATCACTGCGTGAATGACATCCTGGTCGAGGGCGCCAGGCCGCTGTTCTTCCTGGACTACATCGGAATGGGCCGGCTGGAGCAGGGCATCATCGAGGCGCTGGTCGAGGGTCTGGCCGTCGGCTGCCGCGACAACGAGTGCGTCCTGCTCGGCGGCGAGACGGCGGAGATGCCCGATTTCTACGAACCCGGCGAGTACGATCTCGCTGGCTTCATCGTCGGTATGGTGGACGAGGACTCGCGTCCCGGCTCGCACCGCGTTGCGGCGGGTCACGTGCTGATCGGCTTCGAGTCCTCGGGATTTCACACCAATGGGTACTCGCTGCTTCGCCGTCTCTTCTTCGACCGCCTGGCCATGGGCGTCCATGACCGTTATCCCGACAGGGAGGAGAGCATTGCGGACGTGCTGCTCCGCCCGCATCGCAGTTACGCGCCAACGCTGCTGCCTCTCATCACGAACGGCAGTGTCCGTGCGCTCTCGCACATCACGGGTGGAGGTATACCGGAGAACCTCGTGCGCGTGCTGCCGGACGGCGTGCGCGCCCGAGTCGACTCGAGTACGTGGACTGTGCCGCAGGAGTTCACGGCCGTTCAGCGTCTGGGACGTGTGGAGCGCGACGAGATGTTCCTCACGTTCAACATGGGAGTCGGCATGGTCGCCGTCGTCGCCCAGGACGATGTGAGCCGCGTACTGGATCAGCTGCGCGCCGGCGGTGAGTCGGCGTGGGTGATCGGCGCACTGGAATCCGGCGCGCGCGAAGTGGTGATCACGTGATGCGCCGCGCAGCCTTCGCGACACTGGTGTTCGTGCTCGGCGCCATGACAGGGGCGGTGGATGCGGGTGCGCAGTCGCTGCGTGAACAGTGTGCTGGTGCTGCAACGGGAGGTCTCGCGTATTGCGAGTCCCTGGCCGACGCGGCAGTCACGCTCCCCGCGCGGCTCGCGATCGCGGCCACCGGTGGTAACCCCGTCGCCGGCACCGCGAGCACGCTCGGCATGCGCGTACCCGGATCGCCACGCTGGAGCCTGGCGCTGAGGAGCACGATTGCACGCGCATCGCTTCCGCCGATCGGTGATGAACGCGCCGTTCGCCCGACGCTCTGGAGCGTCAATGCGGACGCGACGGTAGGGTTGTTCAATGGTTTCAACGTGGCACCGACGATCGGCGGATTCGGTTCGCTCGATGTGCTCGGCAGTATCGGCGTGCTCGGCGTACCGGACGGTGACGGCTTCGAGCGCTCCTCACCTCTCACGTGGGCGCTCGGTGCGCGAGTCGGGATACTGCGCGAGTCGTTCACGGCACCGGGCGTGAGCGCATCCGCGATGTACCGTTCGCTCCCCGACATCGAGTTCGGTGAGCCCGTGCCCGGCCCGTATTTCGAGAATGCCGGACAGAGTGTTCTCTCACTGCGCGGCACGGTCGGCAAGCGGATCCTGGGGCTGGGTCTGACGGCCGGCGTCGGCTACGACCGGACGGACAGCGATGTGCGCGCCCGGTTCGACGAGCCGGGACCCATCTTTCCCAACCCCGTCGACATCGCGGAGCGGGATCTCACGTTCGGTCGCACATCGTTCTTCGGGAACGTGTCCTATACCATTCTGATTCTCAACATGGCGGCGGAGCTTGGCTGGCAGGAAAGCGGCACGAGCCCGGGCGCTGCGCATGACGACACGGGGAAGGGAGGCCTGTTCGGCGGCGTCGCCGTCCGGCTGGCCATTTGAACGTGATCACTGAAGACCTCGCGACGCACATGCGTCGCGCGCTGGAGCTGGCACGACGCGGCTGGGGCCGTGTCCACCCGAATCCCATGGTGGGCGCCGTCGTGGTGCGTGATGGCCGGATCGTGGGCGAGGGATTTCATGAGGAGTACGGCGGCCCCCATGCGGAAGTAGTCGCGCTGCGGGCCGCCGGCGAGGCGGCTCGAGGCGCGACGCTTTACGTCAACCTCGAGCCGTGCGCGCATCACGGCAAAACGCCGCCCTGCGTGGACGCGATCATCGACGCCGGCGTCGCACGCGTCGTGTATGCCACGGCGGATCCGAACACGCGTGCCCGGGGTGGGGCGGAGCGACTCAGGGACGCCGGCATCGAGGTGATCGGTGATGTGGAGCGCGGCGAGGCACGCGCCATGAACGCGCAGTTCTTCCACCTCCACGAGACGGGCTCGCCGTACGTCGCGCTCAAGCTGGCGATGTCGCTCGACGCGGGTATCGCGAAGGCGCCCGGCGTACAGACCGCGCTGACGGGCCCGGCCGCGCTCGCGGCCATGCACCGACTCCGCAGCGGATATGACGCCATCCTGGTCGGGATCGGTACCGTCCTGTGCGACGACCCGCTCCTCACCGTGCGTGACGCACCCGTCAGGAAGCCGCCCGCCCGCATCATCGCCGACACCC
The Longimicrobiales bacterium DNA segment above includes these coding regions:
- a CDS encoding PfkB family carbohydrate kinase produces the protein MSLLVVGSVALDSVETPFGSVTDALGGSATFFSAAASLYCGVQLVGVVGSDFPIGDLDFLERRGVDLTGLAQEEGESFRWSGVYSFDLNSRETLETRLGVFADFQPKIPDEFRDAEWIFLGNIDPVLQLDVLEQVRAPRFVACDTMNFWIEGKRAELLRLLERVDLVMVNDSEARELSGDYNLLRAARWIQARGPQMVIVKKGEHGAMLFTKDFVFFAPGYPLEEVFDPTGAGDAFAGGFVGYLARAGSSDPIHLRRAMIYGSAMGSFAVEKFGVDRLVDLSAREVHDRVCKFQELTAFEQPVLEEVHA
- the purM gene encoding phosphoribosylformylglycinamidine cyclo-ligase, encoding MPDDGSSLSYGAAGVDREVAARAKSRIAQLVESTRTEHVVSSAGGFGGLFRVPDGYRKPVMVSSADGVGTKLKVAMLAGRHATVGIDLVNHCVNDILVEGARPLFFLDYIGMGRLEQGIIEALVEGLAVGCRDNECVLLGGETAEMPDFYEPGEYDLAGFIVGMVDEDSRPGSHRVAAGHVLIGFESSGFHTNGYSLLRRLFFDRLAMGVHDRYPDREESIADVLLRPHRSYAPTLLPLITNGSVRALSHITGGGIPENLVRVLPDGVRARVDSSTWTVPQEFTAVQRLGRVERDEMFLTFNMGVGMVAVVAQDDVSRVLDQLRAGGESAWVIGALESGAREVVIT
- the ribD gene encoding bifunctional diaminohydroxyphosphoribosylaminopyrimidine deaminase/5-amino-6-(5-phosphoribosylamino)uracil reductase RibD encodes the protein MITEDLATHMRRALELARRGWGRVHPNPMVGAVVVRDGRIVGEGFHEEYGGPHAEVVALRAAGEAARGATLYVNLEPCAHHGKTPPCVDAIIDAGVARVVYATADPNTRARGGAERLRDAGIEVIGDVERGEARAMNAQFFHLHETGSPYVALKLAMSLDAGIAKAPGVQTALTGPAALAAMHRLRSGYDAILVGIGTVLCDDPLLTVRDAPVRKPPARIIADTHARLPLESRLVQTAAAAPVWVLAAEDAPQDRVEALSRAGVRVLRVPRQREHIDMQSAIATLGEEGIQSVFCEGGAALAGTLLEIGVVHRMYIFLAPLFLGPGAVPAFGLTHPEQDRWRCTSTEWHGSDVLVTMDLSQDA